Below is a genomic region from Prochlorococcus marinus str. MIT 0918.
TCTAATTGAGAAAATTGCACGTTCATCTTGATACCACTCTGTTCGCCACTTGAAGCTCAACTTCCAACTGCTCTTGCTCTAGGCAGTTTTGATGGCCTTCATGCTGGTCATAAACGCGTTATTAGTGAAATAGCGTCTAGCAAAAATGGCATCCCAACATGTGTAAGCTTTTGGCCTCATCCTAGAGAAGTCCTTTATGGAGAATCTCGATTAAGACTTGATCTCCCATCTGAGAAGACACTACTTTTAGAACCTTTAGGTATCAAACAACTTGTACTAGTTCCTTTTAATCAATCATTAGCATCTTTAAGTGCCAAAGATTTTTTTCATAAAATACTTTTAGAGGAATTACAAGCAAAACATATTTCTGTAGGTGCTAATTTCAGATTTGGTAAAAATAGAGAAGGTGATCCATCAACTTTATTAGAGCTTGGGAAAGATGCAAATATCAAAATAACTGTTGTTGAAATACTAAAGGATCAGAAAGGAAGAATGAGTAGTAGCAGAATTAGAGCCGCACTAAAAGCTGGCGATTTAAAAATGACTAAAGAGCTCTTAGGTAGACCATATCGCTTTCAAGGTGAAGTAGTCAGCGGGAAAGGCCTGGGAAAGCAAATAGGCTGGCCAACAGCTAATCTTCGCGTAGATGGAAGAAAACTACTCCCAGGGCCTGGTGTATATGCAGTATTAGCCAAAGAATCTTCGATGAAATCTTTTTCCCCAGCTGTTATGAATTTGGGGACACAACCAACAATTGATCCAAATACTCCATCAGCCACTGAGGTTCACTTATTGAATAAAGAAATAAACCTAAAAGGAAAAGAATTAACAGTTGAACCCGTAAAAAAGCTTAGAATTCAAAAAAAATTCGAATCCATCCAAGCCTTAAGTAATCAAATTCAATTAGATGCCAAATTAGCTCTTTCAATATTGACTTAAATATAAAATTGAATATGGCTATGGATATGCATTCGTCAAACCCCAAACCACAAAGAAACCTATACCTCCTAACAAAACCGCACCCCAAATGAGGACATTAGTATTACCAAAATCAGCTTTTTCCATTAATTAAAGGGATGTCCATTTTCTTTAAACTAGGCATTAGATAGATGAGTGTCACCCCTAATCCAGATCAACGTGTAGCTCAGCTCATAGATGCCAATCTAGACAGAGCAAGAGAAGGGCTAAGAGTAATTGAAGATTGGAGTAGATTTGCAATAAAAAATAAAGGACTAGTAATAACGCTTAAAGACTGGAGACATCAGCTAGGGCAACTTCATCATGAAAGCTATAAAGAATCACGTTCTATAAATTCTGACAAAGGCTTAGGTCTAGGCCATGATTCTCAATCAAAACGGGTTTCTGCAAAGCAAATTGTTGAAGCAAACTTTGCAAGAGTTCAAGAAGCACTGAGAGTTCTAGAGGAGTTTTCCCGCATTTATCATCCAGAACTATCATTAACTTCATCAAAAATTAGATATGAACTTTATGACTTTGAGAAAGTTTTCTTCAAACTAGAGAAAAAACAAATTTTGCTAGAAAGAATGAATTCATGCAAAATTTGTCTTATCACTCATCCTCATAAAGATCTAATTAAAATCATTTCGAAAGCTCTTGAAGCTGGCATTACAATGGTGCAATACCGATGTAAAGAAAGTAATGATTTCGACTCAATTTCTCAAGCAAAGGAATTAGCATCTTTATGCAAAAAGCATCAATGTCTTTTCATAATCAATGATCGAGTAGATATTGCCCTTGCAACAAATGCAGATGGAGTACATCTTGGTCAGAAAGATATCCCAATAGATCTTGCTCGCAAATTAATTGGACCTGAAAAATTAATAGGTCTTAGCACTCATTCTCTAGAAGAGGTTTACAACGCAAACAAGCAAAAATGCGATTACATAGGCTTAGGTCCAGTTTATAAAACACAATTCAAACCTGAGCTATTAGCTATAGGAACTGAACTTCTAAAAGAAGCTGTGAAGATAAGTCAAATACCAATATTTGCAATAGGTGGAATAAATGAAGAGAAGTTATCCGAGTTGCAATCAACTGGAATAAACCGAATTGCAGTTATTCATGCAATTATTAATTCAAAAGATCCTTTTTCAACAAGTAAAAAACTATTAGAGAACCTAAAATGAAACTAACAATAAATGGAGAATTAAAGAGTTTAAGAACAACAGATAGTAGTCCTACACTAATCGAAATAGTAAAATTACTTGGACATAATCCTAAAATTATTGTTATTGAACTAAATGGGGCAATAATCAATCCAAAAGAATGGAGCAAGCAAATAATTCAAGCTGACGACATATTGGAAATCGTTACTATTGTCGGTGGAGGAGATAGCCCATAAAGGAAATATCTATTAACTATGGGGTCAAATCTAAAATCATTATAAAAAAAAAGCCTTGAAATAGCCATTTTTGAAAATCTTTAGATTTTCTTTCGCTAAAATCTCGCAATATCTCCCAAATCAGTGGTTCCTCACATTTAAGTTGTAGCTACATGTTTTTTATCAAGTTAGGTGTCTTTTTCATCAAAAACTGAATCACGCTCAATGAAGTGGGAGAGCAATGGTGAATTAGCTCAAAAAGACCTTTCTGAATTAGTAAATCGTTTACTTGATGTTGAGTCGACCACACATAGTGATGAGCTTTCTAGATTAGGAACAAAATATGACAAAGAAGACTAATTATAAATATAGCTATTGCGTAAAGGGAAAATAAACTCAGAATTCAGAATATCTATTCTAAATTTAGTTTTTGAGAACAAAGAAATCTTTAATTTGGGTTAACACTCCTGTACTAATGGAGGCATTAAATCGATATGAAAAAGGAAGATTAACTCATTCTATGAAATTGTGGATTGAACAAATTTTGGAAATAAGTTCAAATAAAACTCTTTAAATATTTAGTTCAATTATTTTTCAAGTGAATATTTAAGACTTGACAATCCTTAAAGCTGCCATTGCAGCCCCATATCCATTGTCAATATTAACAACCATTAAGCCAGGTGAGCAGCTTGCCAACATTCCTTGAAGAGCAGCAAATCCGCCACTACTTACTCCATATCCAACAGAAATAGGTAAGCCAATGACAGGCTGTGGAATTAAACCTGCAAGAACTGTTGGGAGAGCTCCTTCCATTCCAGCACAGGCAATTACAACCTTTGCTTTTTTGAATCTATCCAAATTACTTAAAACCCTATGCAACCCAGCAACCCCTATATCCATCA
It encodes:
- the thiS gene encoding sulfur carrier protein ThiS → MKLTINGELKSLRTTDSSPTLIEIVKLLGHNPKIIVIELNGAIINPKEWSKQIIQADDILEIVTIVGGGDSP
- a CDS encoding bifunctional riboflavin kinase/FAD synthetase; its protein translation is MIPLCSPLEAQLPTALALGSFDGLHAGHKRVISEIASSKNGIPTCVSFWPHPREVLYGESRLRLDLPSEKTLLLEPLGIKQLVLVPFNQSLASLSAKDFFHKILLEELQAKHISVGANFRFGKNREGDPSTLLELGKDANIKITVVEILKDQKGRMSSSRIRAALKAGDLKMTKELLGRPYRFQGEVVSGKGLGKQIGWPTANLRVDGRKLLPGPGVYAVLAKESSMKSFSPAVMNLGTQPTIDPNTPSATEVHLLNKEINLKGKELTVEPVKKLRIQKKFESIQALSNQIQLDAKLALSILT
- a CDS encoding thiamine phosphate synthase; the encoded protein is MSVTPNPDQRVAQLIDANLDRAREGLRVIEDWSRFAIKNKGLVITLKDWRHQLGQLHHESYKESRSINSDKGLGLGHDSQSKRVSAKQIVEANFARVQEALRVLEEFSRIYHPELSLTSSKIRYELYDFEKVFFKLEKKQILLERMNSCKICLITHPHKDLIKIISKALEAGITMVQYRCKESNDFDSISQAKELASLCKKHQCLFIINDRVDIALATNADGVHLGQKDIPIDLARKLIGPEKLIGLSTHSLEEVYNANKQKCDYIGLGPVYKTQFKPELLAIGTELLKEAVKISQIPIFAIGGINEEKLSELQSTGINRIAVIHAIINSKDPFSTSKKLLENLK